Within the Candidatus Melainabacteria bacterium RIFOXYA2_FULL_32_9 genome, the region TAAACAACGAGTTTAGGGACATATTATCTAATGCAGGCTTGGTATTTTCTGGCCTTTCTCCAGATAAAAGACTTGTTGAAATCATTGAATTACCAAGCCATAAATGGTTTGTAGCAAGTCAATTCCATCCTGAATTTAAGTCTCGTCCACAAAGTCCACATCCTTTATTTTTAGGATTATTAAAAGCTGTTATTGAAGATGTAAAAAATGATTCTAAATTAACAGCAGCAACATTAAAAAACAATTAATAAGATAATTAATTATGCAAAATATAGATCCAAATCATCTCCTTAAATTAGCCTCTAAAGCTGCAGAAAATGCTCACGCTCCATACTCAAAATTCAATGTTGGAGCTTGTGCATTGTTTGAAGATGGAAGTATTTATAAAGGCTGTAATGTTGAAAATGCAAGTTATGGCTTAACTCTTTGCGCCGAAAGAAATGCAATTTCAACCGCAATAACTGAAGGTAAAAAAGCAGGGCTTGTTGCTATCGCAATATATAGTCCAAATTCTAAATTATGCTATCCATGTGGAGCCTGTAGACAGTGGATCGCTGAGTTTTCAAAAGACGCACTTATCATAGTTGAAGACTCCGATGGAACACACCTAACCTATACTATTTCTGAGCTTTTACCAAAATCTTTTACGCTTTAAATCACTTTATGGATGATCAGATACCTTGGGATTAGTAAAGTAAACTTGAGTAGCACCTGAAGTAGTTATTGGC harbors:
- a CDS encoding cytidine deaminase — protein: MQNIDPNHLLKLASKAAENAHAPYSKFNVGACALFEDGSIYKGCNVENASYGLTLCAERNAISTAITEGKKAGLVAIAIYSPNSKLCYPCGACRQWIAEFSKDALIIVEDSDGTHLTYTISELLPKSFTL